The Vigna angularis cultivar LongXiaoDou No.4 chromosome 6, ASM1680809v1, whole genome shotgun sequence genome contains the following window.
ACTTCATTTAGTAACGCTAAATATtgttaagaaaatgaaataaaacaggattttttactttaaattaaattccCATTGTCCTGTATCAAAAATCCTAATTATTCCAGATAGATCCACcactaaaaatgtttttttattaggaATGTATTAAAAGTTctagtaaatattaaaatattttatttcttgaaaccTGTACTCGTTGGTATTTGTTGAAATCTATAACCAAATGTTAATCTTGCTTGAAATGATTTTTCGCATATTTCTCTCCAGGATAATGATtagaaagtaaataaaaaaatattctcaaatgtggtcctttttttcctttctcagCAAAACTccctaatttttattttcaaccaTTATTCAGAGTATTGACTTTCATGTCACTGAACTAAGTCTAGATCTGACAAAAATTGAAacgaaaaaatatttttaacgatttttttctataattttcttACAACAACCTAGGTAACTTATGATTGATCCATTTTTTAGAATACTCACTTTCACATAACTGAATtaagtcaaaataaaaaaaaaatatatttttaataattttaatttataatctttttaaataaccaattggttcatttcaaatatacatactaataaaatagttatacataatttgttgtcaaaaaattaagaaaaattgttaaaatattataatccaaattaaaatatgtaaaatgaaACACTAGTACATTCCTtgtgtaataaaaaaaaggttaaatatatttttagtccctaatctaccaagcgaatttgtttttagtctctttttcaaactaaggtacattttagttcTCCTTATTcaggaaaccttaatttttcgtcctccaaaactaacgacgttaaaaaaaagttgagcTGGCCAACGGTGAAGTGtcagttattattttttctgaCACTGAATCAATCTGTCCCTCACCGTTTGATCACCGTCATCATTCAGTCACCATCATTGTTCGGTCACCATCACTATTCAGTCGTCATAACCGTTCGATCATTACCAATACTTGGTCACCATCATCATTCAGTCATCATAACCGTTCGGCCATTAACAATATCGTTTAATTATTACCGTATACGGTGAGAGACAGATTGACTCagtgttaaaaaaaatcacatgacACTAAGGACCAAAAAgtactttaatttaaaagaatgactaaaaacaaaatcacttaaactaagactaaaaacatatttaacgcatgataataattttcatagtattattatttggtcttttaatgatttattttgcTTAGTgttactttttacttttgtatttttcatgaacttttttttttctttgtaaaagaaaagttatGGTACAGtgtaaattgataaaaaaagaagagtattataaataaaaatccttGCTTGGAATTGTGCGGCAAATAAAAATGCAGGATATGAACAAAGCTTAACCGCTAAGCTTGCCCGTATTCAAATTCACTACTTCTCTTTGGCTTGCATTATAAAGAGCACACCATATACCGACACAAAGCGGAATCAAGGGAAAGGAAGCTGCATTCTTTGTTAGTGCTGTATATTACTATGCTTACCAATAACAATAACAAGGTCATGGTTGTGGAAGCCGAAGAAGGTGGTGCTGGCGGCGGCGAGTTCGACCATCTCCCAGAAGGTTGCATAGCGAACATACTTTCGTTCACCAGTCCTCGTGATGTCTTCGTTCTGTCTTTGGTGTCATCCTCCTTCAGATCCGCCGCACAATCCGACGTGGTATGGGAGAGATTCCTCCCCTCCGATTTGCACGCCATGGTTTCCCAATCCTCGAAACCTCTTTCTTACTCTTCCAAGAAGGAACTCTACCTCCACCTATGTCATAATCCCCTCCTCATCGACGGTGGTCAAAAGGTAGTTATTCAAATAACAAATCACTTTCTCTCAATAATTGTGAAATAACGATAATAATTATTCACCAGAGCTTTGCACTCGATAAACCCAGCGCCAGAAAATGCTACATGCTCTCTGCTAGAAGTCTCTCCATTGTTTGGGGAAACACTCCTAGGTACTGGAAATGGACTTCGGTTCCAGCGACCAGGTAAttcattctttaattataattctcaagtattttcacttatttattGGTTGGGTTATTGATCTGAAATTGAACCAGGTATCAAAATTGTGTTTGTTTGACGTAGGTTTTGGGAGGTGGCGGAACTTGTTAGTGTGTGTTGGTTGGAAATAAAGGGAGGGATCAAAGGTCGCATGTTGTCCCCGAATACGTTGTACGGGGCATACCTTGTGTTTAAGCAAAGGAGTGGCGGCGCCTACGGGTTTGAGAACCAACCGGTTGAAGTGTCGGTTGGGGTTGCCGGAGAAGGGGAAGCTCGGCGGCGAACGGTGTACTTGGAGACAGCGACACCTCGAAGGCCACGTCACCAGATTGTTCCTCGAATATTCAGCCGTGTTCGTTCTCGTTTTCTGGATAGTTTTGATGCGGCACCGCCTCCACCGTCCCGTGTTGATGATTCGGCGGTGGGAGGTGAGCATCCGAAGGAGAGAGACGATGGGTGGATGGAGGTGGAATTGGGTGACTTCTTCAACGGCGGCGGCGGAGGAGAGGAAGAGGTGGAGATTGGTGTGTACGAGGTGAAGAGTGGGGAATGGAAAGGGGGCATTCTCGTGCAAGGAATCGAGATAAGGCccaagaacaaaaattaaaacgaCGACGCGCCACGCCCAATTTACGatgttgttttgtttgtgtCTACTTTTGCCTGCACGTAGCGATTCAAATAAGCAAGCTCAGTCTAGAAACTACAACTAGAATGATTTGTATTTCCAACGGATGAGATTActctcaattttacaaaatggtatttgtttcaattttgagcttaaaataatataagataaactaaaaaaactactatgaaaaatttatttagatttataattattttcaaatttcgtGGTTGAAAGGCTATTAGTATATAGAATAATATGTCTTTTGAGAATATATCTGTTGTTGCgtatgttttcttaaaattaaaataattttgaaaaatattagaaGACTAAAATATAATAGATACCTCTTAAtaattgttgtaatttttaGTTTGAATACTTTAAAATGTGTTACATGACCCAATTAGTTAATATAGATTTCATTcgttattttataaaaatataagatctTTATAAGAATGTAAATTTTTCAAATACTACGGTgtagttttatataaaatttattttcattttaaatataattaagaaaaaatgtaaatgtatctttcaataaattattataaagaaaaataattttttaatataaacaacaactaaaaaatttgtctaataatttataaattactaaatatttaaaaagataaacattgaacaaataattagattaatttaaaagaaatatatatatatatatatatatatatatatatatggaaagttttcatattatattagtTAGAGATAAGGTGgattttaagtatatatatatatatatatatatatatatatatatatatatatatatatatatgtttaaagtcaatttttattctaatatcaaaataatgaGTTAGACTTTATAATAGTGGATCTTGTGTTTATCGGACATATTCTTTTGAAagtttttaacatttatataacttTCATTTGAAAAACAATCATGAAAGGTAAGTGTCGTTTTAAAAATATGCATTATTTATAAGTATGTCatcaacttatttttttctatctaaGTCTTTTCACTATCATTATTAGATGTCGTTGAAGCCTTTTatgtattaatataaatatccttaAACTGAATAACTCAAACTTTTTTCAGTGGTGTAACCTTTGTCTTACCTTCGACTTTTTTTGTTaagtaattttttctttaacttttattaaaatatttcatttgataTATAACATGATACACTAAAACAagctcataaaaaaaattatttcattataatatatttttttattggtgaCAAACCTTTTACGTTTGACCTAGAAATGTCTAacataaatttacataaaactaacgtaaaaaaactaaaataagtgaagaaaaaaacattCGCTGTGTTGATCAAATCAACTCAAACGaacaattaaatcaaatttaaaaagaaaaaaagtaaaaactaaaaaatggCAAATTTcgaaaactacaaaaaaaaactcattaaacCTGTAAAAATCAGAATCaacaaaaaagttaataaatcgcaaatttgatttgaaaaacaaaataaaaatccattatcaattttattttatagatgaaCATTCCATTATTAACTGTATAGTCCTAGTTGATCTTGAAGCTTTGGAAGATAATTAGTATACCTTAAAGCCATTTGAAGCATGTATGCTGAAATTATCATGTCGAAGTTAAGAAAATGACCCAAGTTTTCATAACCATCCTAACTCGAGCCAAACGAAGCTTAAAAGACTCACATACTAATATCAACACGACGTTTTTGAGGACTTAAACCAAAAAACTATGAAATAAATTTGGGCTCAGGCCTAAGCTTTTAATAAgtggttttagttttttatCCTGTAAtctataagatattttaataatatataaaggaaactatatcttaattaattattaaaagagttagatatatatacatatatatcttttttttttaaatccttaaAGCTGTAAATAGGAAGgccaaaaataaatctaaaccctttaattttttgatttaatgtgttaacttttaaaataaattaatttattcattatttgtttttaaccTAATTTTGGACCAgaacattaataaatattgatgtactttattaaaattttacgtATCTTAGTAGGAAATTACAAACTTAtgtctattttaattttaagtataataaatTTGTGATAGTATATTTTAATGCcattttatatattgtattataatatatttttttaatatcagtTTGAGTCTAATTAAATGATTCAGCTTTGATTTGAAAGGGTCgaattctaaaatcataaattaaaacagTTTAAAGACAAtcacttttttgttttatttagttGAACTTGTCTAGAATATTCAAAtgttacttttaataaaaatattatatctatagaaaaccaaaaaaaaggattaaaattttagaagaagACTTTTATTATTCTTGAACAATCTTAactatgtttaaaataatatgattaaattatttctCACATATGATTAAGTAAGTTTTATTCTCATAATTCTCCTCTCTAttcattcaaaaaaataattataaaatctaaagagtacaataattaataaaatagattatattgataagaataaattgataatgAAATTTGTATAAAGTACAAACTATGAAATTTGTATAAAGTTACAAACGTAACCCATTTATTAAGATTAGTGAAAATACATGCTGCACCtgtgtttacttttatttttatgataataacatataataattttttattattattataattataaaattaaacataaatatttttataattttattattaataataatttatatattttgtagaattttttttatttaaaaatggttaaattttaaaaaataacaattaactaaaaaaaagtcattaaaatcaatgaaattgataaaataattattttaatttaaattctttttattttaaagaataaaattgtaaaacaaatatGTAGATCGAagatatttcttttctttaagtaTAGATTAGATTTATAGATATTCtcttgtatttttaatataaatacaaGAGTTTATTAAGTCATAACCtaatatcataaattaattttaaacatatattttatcttcaaaagttaaatactttctgatttttttaatctaaaacacAAGGACGTTTCTGATGTGTTTGACATGCgtttaacattaattaaataaatggtttaaaaaactgtaattgaagaaaaaaacgAGAAAACCgatatatattctttaaaaaacGAGAAAACTGATCACAGTGGGGCatgttttcttatgtttttaatatttattaattattctatttaaGTTCTTACCTTTTTCAATctatcattttaaatatttccagtctaacataattttcaatattatttttaaaaatttgatcaaatttttaaaataacaattgcCTCACAATGCAAGTTATTtaccataaaattaaaaaaaagcaataatttatacattaaaaatattttttatagattttaattttaccaTGATTAATGTgtataagatatttatttattatgaattttatttgtataaaacaaacatttattttctataacGCAAAAATACTAGTTACAATTTCGTCTTACAAACTCTGATTTTGGATTATGGAAAAACCGAtggttttaaaatttacaattttaaaattgaattaaataatgagtttttgttattattttaccaCATAGTCATGTGGTAGCagttgaaataagaaaaaagatagtagataaaaacatattagcAAATTTGTAGTACCCTACTCTGGAACGGAaatcaaaagaaagaagaaaaagaaaaggaaaacaaaagcagagaagaacaaaaagaaacagaaaTTTGTTTTACTACGGTCCACCATCTCCTCAAATTCAAGAGACCGAAGCTAAAGAACCaggagaagaaggaggaggaaaagGAGAAACAGCAGCAACAACTGTAGCACAAACTTTCAATTTCAAACACCAACAACTGTAAGCGAACTAAGgtactctttctctctctgttttttttttccaataattgtATACGCATGTTTTCAGCCAAAGTCTCTTCCTTCCTTCACTTATTGCTTTGCTTCGTATCCCCAATTAGCTTTCTGCTTCAGGATGTTTCGATTTCCTTTGtgccaaaaataaaaatcaattttataaaatactgGTGTATATATATTGGTCGCTTTCTCTGAATTGGCTGAACCAAAGGGAAATCCGACCTCGTAGTTTACGAAATTTAGATTACGAATTCAGAAATTGCATTTTCCTGATTGCAAATGTTTGGATCCGAAAGGAGTGTTAGCAGTTGCGGTCGTGGTTTGATGTATGACCTAGGTGAGCAATGTGATCCTCGTTTCGTGAGTGTGACGGCTTCATTTGAAGCTTGAATACGAATCTCTCGGATATATTATCAAGAGACTATGATAACGTGGGTTTTATGTTGCTGTTTTGTATGTTGGCGCTGTTTGCTTCTTCAAAAGAGAATCATCATACGAAATACAGGGGCAAACAAAAACCCATAACCTCAGTTTCTGGATCCAAATAGGCGCAGTTACTACTGCTAAGTACAGAGATGAAAGTGTTATTTGTTTTAGTGCCTGAGAGGGGTAGACCGATTAGTGCTCACTGGGTTTTTATTCtgttttggtttgttttaaatGAGCTTCCGGTTACGGTGATGTCCTCTTATGTTTCCTGAGGATAAAAACACGATGAAGTGGTCCTGTGCAGCTAACAAGCTTTTATGACTTAATCACTGGGACTGTGTGCAGGACCAATCAACCATTTGGGATGTTTGGACAGGGTCATTTGCAAAAGTGGCATACTCAAAGTAGTATTCTTCAGAAATGTGGATTTTTCCATAGGCTATAATCAGTTACATGATGGTGTAGAAAACAATGCAGTTTGTGTTGTGGATAAATGCAGTTTGTGTTGTGGATACATGCAGTTGAATGAGTTCCATAGCAaccaaaaagattaaaattaacattttttcgGTTTCTGAGACAGAGATCTTTCTTCACCTGCAACCATTAGTGTCTGGTCAACTTTTAAATTGTGATTATGgcattcaaatataatttagttataatCCTGCAATTGTATCATTCAGGTAATGTTTGATTTCAATCCCCCCTTCCCTGGCACCTTAACTATATCACTTTCATCATCTCtcaaattaataagaaaacaaaatagaagGCTTCCAACAAAATTAAGTTAGAGG
Protein-coding sequences here:
- the LOC108344888 gene encoding putative F-box protein PP2-B12, with the translated sequence MLTNNNNKVMVVEAEEGGAGGGEFDHLPEGCIANILSFTSPRDVFVLSLVSSSFRSAAQSDVVWERFLPSDLHAMVSQSSKPLSYSSKKELYLHLCHNPLLIDGGQKSFALDKPSARKCYMLSARSLSIVWGNTPRYWKWTSVPATRFWEVAELVSVCWLEIKGGIKGRMLSPNTLYGAYLVFKQRSGGAYGFENQPVEVSVGVAGEGEARRRTVYLETATPRRPRHQIVPRIFSRVRSRFLDSFDAAPPPPSRVDDSAVGGEHPKERDDGWMEVELGDFFNGGGGGEEEVEIGVYEVKSGEWKGGILVQGIEIRPKNKN